The Neovison vison isolate M4711 chromosome 13, ASM_NN_V1, whole genome shotgun sequence genome includes a region encoding these proteins:
- the LOC122893506 gene encoding ribonuclease pancreatic-like → MAQERFFILFPPLVLVLLVLGCVQPSLAKESQAEKFQRQHMDPNTSTVTAGYCNEMMKRWSMTVGRCKPVNTFIHEPLRKVEAICSQENVRCKNGQSNCYKSSSKMRITDCRLKKGSKYPKCDYETQQLQKSIIVACTYRQIHVPELVHFDGSV, encoded by the coding sequence ATGGCTCAGGAGAGGTTCTTCATCCTGTTCCCACCACTGGTCCTGGTGTTGCTGGTGCTTGGCTGTGTCCAGCCTTCGCTGGCCAAGGAGTCTCAGGCCGAGAAGTTCCAGCGGCAGCACATGGACCCAAACACCTCCACTGTCACTGCCGGCTACTGCAATGAAATGATGAAGCGCTGGAGTATGACGGTTGGACGGTGCAAGCCAGTGAATACGTTTATCCACGAGCCTCTGCGTAAGGTCGAGGCCATCTGCTCCCAGGAAAATGTCCGCTGCAAGAACGGGCAGTCCAACTGCTACAAAAGCAGCTCCAAGATGCGCATCACCGACTGCCGCCTGAAGAAAGGCTCCAAATACCCCAAATGCGACTATGAGACCCAGCAGCTACAGAAATCCATCATCGTGGCCTGTACGTATAGACAGATACATGTACCTGAGTTAGTCCACTTTGACGGTTCTGTGTAG